A genomic region of Phragmites australis chromosome 2, lpPhrAust1.1, whole genome shotgun sequence contains the following coding sequences:
- the LOC133909039 gene encoding uncharacterized protein LOC133909039, which produces MPPGVADMSPPQSPHRSIMTQSPLRIKQDGKFYERLLTKESSAANLSFRYYWAEPGAVPFVWETQPGTPKDVARMAAGALPAITPPPSYLLRHGNGKQVVTSSRHDNQRSKGAKGGKKRCRLKRIRIGFIADIFRRLSLGKARRRPAPPVKVSSSSRWLFSSVAATERGEHHEETAVAAHAQQQKTVLRSSRERPSPWLLRFRRSGNRGGRNDGWA; this is translated from the coding sequence ATGCCTCCCGGCGTCGCGGACATGTCACCGCCGCAGAGCCCTCACCGGAGCATCATGACGCAGAGCCCGCTCCGCATCAAACAGGACGGCAAGTTCTACGAGAGGCTCCTCACCAAGGAGAGCTCCGCGGCCAACCTGTCCTTCCGGTACTACTGGGCGGAGCCCGGCGCGGTGCCGTTCGTTTGGGAGACGCAGCCGGGCACGCCCAAGGACGTCGCCCGGATGGCCGCCGGCGCGCTCCCGGCCATCACGCCGCCCCCGTCGTACCTGCTCAGGCACGGCAACGGTAAGCAGGTGGTCACCTCATCACGTCATGATAATCAGAGGAGCAAGGGGGCGAAGGGCGGCAAGAAGCGGTGCAGGCTCAAGCGCATCAGGATCGGCTTCATCGCCGACATCTTCCGGAGGCTCAGCCTCGGGAAGGCGCGGCGGCGACCGGCGCCACCGGTCAAGGTGTCCTCGTCCAGCCGGTGGCTGTTCTCCTCTGTGGCGGCGACGGAGAGAGGCGAGCACCACGAGGAGACCGCCGTGGCGGCGCACGCGCAGCAGCAGAAGACCGTGCTGCGCAGCTCCCGGGAGCGTCCGAGCCCGTGGCTGCTGCGCTTCCGCCGCTCCGGGAACCGGGGCGGCCGCAACGATGGTTGGGCGTAG